The sequence CTACTTGTCCATCCGACCCCTTTATCAGCACATCCGGAAGGTCCACCCTGACTCTAAAGCCCCTGTCATCATCGTGGGCAACAAGGGGGACCTTTTGCATGCCCGGCAGGTGCAGACACAGGACGGTATTCAGCTAGCCAATGAGCTGGGCAGCCTGTTCCTTGAAATTTCCACTAGCGAAAACTACGAAGATGTCTGTGATGTGTTTCAGCATCTCTGCAAAGAAGTGAGCAAGATGCACGGCCTCAGTGGGGAAAGAAGAAGAGCCTCCATCATCCCTCGGCCCCGCTCTCCCAACATGCAGGACCTGAAGAGACGCTTCAAGCaggctctgtctcccaaagtCAAAGCCCCCTCTGCACTGGGGTGAACTATCTCAGACAGATGCCTCTCCTTTTTAATACGCATTTGTGCAGCTAAAAGACTGGGCTTCTCCCTTTTTAATCACACATtcagagtttatttttataaaaaaattgattttcaaGTACATGTGTATTTCTGAAAATTCAAACAGTGATTGCCTAGAAGCtggataaaattttgttttattaaaagaacttttttttttttttactgtaactGCTGGCCACTTTTCCATTAAAGGCAAAATGGCAACATTGCTCATTGTTTTCTCAATGTCTTTTTATAGAAATTGTACTTGCACCAGCGCCCAGTGCTGCTCCATGCTTGCCCTCAGTCTGAACTCTGATTGGTGTCTCGCAGTGGGGAGGAGTTCACGTAGAGGGAGTCTGTTGTGGGAGAAAGGAAAGTatgtggaggaggagagggattTTAATAACGGCAGGAGGTCTTTAAATGGGACACTGCCACCAGTCATGAAATTGACACTGTGTGATTTTCAAGGGAAGGGGTACGGTGTGAGCTGATGCTAAAACGTTACAAGCCATGAGTAACATTTATTGGTGCAAATGCAAGTTTATACTCTACCCATATTAAAAAACAACCCCTTTCTAGTATTCCTTATGTCAGTAAGTGGACCCTACCACCCAAAAGTTGCCTCAAAATTCTTCCCTTCCAATAGGGCACCAGATATGTCCATCCTCACTCCTGTTTTTCTCTAAAGCCTCACTGTCCCTTAATCTAGACCTCCCTTTGACTGGCAGGCAAGAATCTAGGCAAGACTCATGTTTCTTGCCTTCTAGAATGACATCTCCTAATTGTCTCTTCACATCAGAACAATGCTACTAAAACTAACCctaatcattttatttctataaaaaactCAGCTGGTTTCCCCTTAGCTACTGGTTAAGATAGACACGAGACATGGCATCAAGATTCTTTACCACCTCTCCAGGCTTATCAACCCCTCcttccaacacacacaccccagcagTCAGTCCATTCCAACAGATTGTCTTTCTCAGCTGCTCCAGGCTCTTTCatgtcttcctgccttggcacAAACTATCCCTTtgcctcaaatattttttctgattctacACATAATGGCTTGCTAACTCATCTTTAAAAACCCAAGTCACATGCTACATTCAGCTCTGAAATGCCTTCTCTGGTCTTCCTCTATTCCTGGAGCATTTGTGTTATAACCCAACCCTGTCATGTAGCTATTTGTTACTCCATTAGAAGGAGTCCCCCTCGAGGGCAGTAGCTGCATTTTATGATCCTGTCTTCCAATCTTCTAGTTCAGTGCTTGCCCATAGAGTGGTAAGTTTTAGGTAAAcatataatgaataaatgaatgaatgcaccaTTTATGGTGCCAAGGGTCAATGATGGGAGATTACCATGAAACAAATTGTTACTTCTGCAGGACAAGGACAGGTGTTCTGAGTAATTAAAGATTATTAGCTGTGGTGGAAAGGGACTGACATATGCAGCTTCTGGCAATCACAGACCATTACCCTTCCAAAAGGACAGCTCTGTCCAGACTTGTGATGTCAGCACCACTTTTCCCTGTAGTTGAAGGGAGTCTACCTATACAAAATGGCATGAAGGGTTAAGAAAATCAGATAATGCATGTCTAAAAGAGtgtccaaataaaatattaatttggattccatcttttaaaaaatgcctcaCATTCTCCTTGTTTGCGTGCTCTCGAAACAAAAGCTCTGTCATCTGTTCTGCTTCCTGACGTGCATCTTAACATTGTGCATCTTGGGTGTAGACCCAAGAACAACTGATTCTCCTAGTCCCTGCCATGCCTACAACATGTCCAGACTGCCACCTGTCACCAGGGGCTTCTCTGCCTTCAAGGAACTGAGATCAAACATCCCATGGGAAAAAGTTAAATCATAATCTAAAAGCTAAAGAATAAGACAAGAGATGTCCCCAGGCCACCTATGATCAAGTTTCAAATGAGTGAATGGTAAGAACAGAAAGTCATCTTGAGCTCTTCAGGGGAGCAGGCTGTGGATCAGAAGGGTCAAAAGATGAGTCCTAAGGCCATTTCAAAGGGACTCACAGCCTTGTGGGCTCAGGCAGGCTGATGGGCCAAGCAGAAAGCACCCTACcctgtcttctttctctcccaGCATCATAAATAATTGGCCTCCAGGGCTTCACGGCCAGCTTTATTCTCTGGTCCCTGAAACTGGCCCGGCATAGGAGCTGGCTTGCTGGTCATGGAGAAACTTCGTTGCCTGTGACCGCTCTTTCCCAGGCCTCCTGCTGATCAGCAGTGGGGTCTCTTGGAGATCATGGCATGGTGCTTAGGGAGCATCTGGAAGGCTCCTGGGATGGTAGCCCCGGAGATGGAAGAGGTGAGCATGGAGTTTTTGGAAGGCGGTTAGATGGGGAATTTGTGTAGGGAAGAGAGCTGAGGATATGGGCTTGGCTGAGTGCTAAGGAAGCCCTAACAGGGGAAGCTGAGCTCTAAGCCAACATCCCCTTCCCTCACCAATGGGGAGGGCATAGTTGAGAGAGCCATGGGTGTCATTATTTTGCAGGCAGGGTCAGAAGTCCTGAAACACTGGACAGAACATTGGgtagaacattaaaaaaacttgGGTGGATGTGGAGAGAACAGTATCTGTGCATTTTATCCAATAGTTTTGCCTTACCTCTGAGGTGTCATGGCCGGTGCAAGAATTTACCTCTATCCTCATGAGAGAGGTGGGACTGCGGCTTCCCCCACCCACTTcacctccctcctccatccctgcCTCCGTGGGAAGCATCCCTGCCTCAGTGGGAAAATCTGTCTCTGAAAACCCCAGGCCTCcactgctggcactcattctcctTCTGGTCAAGGCTCAGTCACTGATTCTGCTTTAAAACTCTGCAGAATGATTTAATTAATGTTGCAATCAGTGTCGTTCTGGAGAAATGGATGCAATCCAAAATGGCTAAATTGTACATCCTGCAAACATTCCGTACTTCACATGCAACTCATGAGAAGCAAACTCgaataatggaaaaataagtcaattataacagaagaaaataaatttgttttgcttGTGTTTAGGCGAAGGGCACAACGGAAGTTCTCAAGTTTATTAATATCTGTTTAGAGAAatggattaaaataaatactgaGGAAGGCAGTGGTAAACAATAGagcaaataaaaaagacaagatgACTGTTTAGTCATAAATTGGGGCTCGAATTGCTTTTTTGCTCCTTGTATATGTTGCGATTTCAACTTCTCATTATGCAAAGTTACCAATTCAAATTTacaatgcaaatatattttctgtgattAATAAACTGTTATTACCATTTACTCTCTCTCCAAAAGGTGGAATATTTTGAAAGACTTTGTTAAAATTAGTTTCAAGCTACTGTGGCACTTAGGAAGAAAGATgtgatatggaaaaaaaaaagattattttccaaACACCATTAATTGAGCTAAGgccctagaaaaaaattaatctatggAAGTCATGATTTGGTTGCAATGGCAAAGCAGTTTTCAGCATAACAGAGTAGAAATGTGCCTATCTTAGATGAAATGTCCAGAAGCCTCCCATGTCTGGATCTTCTTGTGTACTTCTCCTCTAGTAGAAAATCAGCTCTGTTAGGATTTGAGTGAGTCCTCATTTATCTTCAGCTCCACAGCACCTGTTCAAGTGTCCAGTACACAGCAGGATCCTCAAAAATATTGGCTAAGCTGAACTGTTAAAAATATTGGGGTCcctaaagttatttttttattgttcacGAGAACagaggtgtattagtcagggttctctagagggacagaactaaagAACAGATACATGT comes from Pan troglodytes isolate AG18354 chromosome 14, NHGRI_mPanTro3-v2.0_pri, whole genome shotgun sequence and encodes:
- the RASL11A gene encoding ras-like protein family member 11A isoform X2 encodes the protein MIVRFLTKRFIGDYEPNTGKLYSRLVYVEGDQLSLQIQDTPGGVQIQDSLPQVVDSLSKCVQWAEGFLLVYSITDYDSYLSIRPLYQHIRKVHPDSKAPVIIVGNKGDLLHARQVQTQDGIQLANELGSLFLEISTSENYEDVCDVFQHLCKEVSKMHGLSGERRRASIIPRPRSPNMQDLKRRFKQALSPKVKAPSALG
- the RASL11A gene encoding ras-like protein family member 11A isoform X1, which codes for MRPLSMSGHFLLAPIPESSSDYLLPKDIKLAVLGAGRVGKSAMIVRFLTKRFIGDYEPNTGKLYSRLVYVEGDQLSLQIQDTPGGVQIQDSLPQVVDSLSKCVQWAEGFLLVYSITDYDSYLSIRPLYQHIRKVHPDSKAPVIIVGNKGDLLHARQVQTQDGIQLANELGSLFLEISTSENYEDVCDVFQHLCKEVSKMHGLSGERRRASIIPRPRSPNMQDLKRRFKQALSPKVKAPSALG